The following proteins come from a genomic window of Heyndrickxia acidicola:
- a CDS encoding VC0807 family protein produces MNKQIVLSDIICYLIFPLVIWHVCRSMLGDYPAMLVSSIPGILYTVYRFIAVRKMNIFGIFMVTDLVIGTLVDVTAGSGTQMLWNEAVYSIIMGVFFGFTIFINKPIVLYFCLDFTELQGHNRKKMKPLFYRKEILRIFNLITSLFILRELLGGILKMWLVSEYGADAFNKGIIEKQILNWGISALAVFGFIYISKKLNEQKPPPPALNKEEANKA; encoded by the coding sequence TTGAACAAGCAAATCGTACTTTCGGATATAATATGCTATTTGATTTTTCCACTGGTGATTTGGCATGTATGCAGAAGCATGCTGGGAGATTATCCTGCAATGCTTGTATCATCTATTCCAGGTATTCTTTATACGGTTTACCGGTTTATTGCCGTTCGGAAAATGAATATTTTCGGTATTTTTATGGTGACAGATCTGGTGATTGGGACGCTGGTTGATGTGACAGCCGGGTCAGGCACTCAAATGCTATGGAATGAGGCTGTTTATTCTATCATCATGGGAGTGTTTTTTGGTTTTACTATATTCATAAACAAGCCTATTGTGCTGTATTTCTGCCTCGATTTTACTGAACTGCAGGGACATAATCGTAAAAAAATGAAACCGCTCTTTTACAGGAAAGAGATCTTACGAATCTTTAATCTGATTACTTCTTTATTCATTTTAAGAGAGCTCTTGGGAGGCATTCTGAAGATGTGGCTGGTATCTGAGTATGGAGCAGACGCATTCAATAAGGGGATTATTGAAAAGCAAATTCTGAATTGGGGAATATCTGCACTTGCCGTTTTTGGCTTCATCTATATTTCGAAAAAGCTGAACGAACAAAAGCCCCCGCCCCCAGCTCTCAATAAAGAGGAAGCGAATAAGGCTTAG
- a CDS encoding GNAT family N-acetyltransferase has translation MGISLVPVSRENWEEALSLEVLEEQKPFVPSVAVSLAKVYIKPDGENVQYLPFAVYASNQMAGFIMHAFVEQTDDMYWMNGFLIDRRFQGKGYGKAAINAMIHWIQKQFPQCRAIQLTVHPDNQTAKGLYRSIGFVQTGEKMGEEEVMKLSV, from the coding sequence ATGGGAATTAGTCTTGTTCCTGTCTCCAGAGAAAACTGGGAAGAGGCATTGTCGCTGGAAGTTTTGGAAGAACAAAAGCCGTTTGTCCCCTCTGTCGCTGTGTCGCTAGCAAAGGTTTATATAAAACCGGATGGAGAGAATGTGCAGTATCTCCCGTTTGCTGTTTATGCAAGCAATCAAATGGCAGGCTTTATCATGCATGCGTTTGTAGAACAGACAGACGATATGTATTGGATGAATGGATTTTTGATTGACCGCAGATTTCAGGGGAAAGGATATGGAAAAGCAGCAATCAACGCAATGATTCATTGGATTCAGAAGCAATTTCCTCAGTGCCGCGCCATTCAGCTGACTGTCCATCCGGATAATCAAACGGCAAAAGGTCTATATAGGAGCATTGGCTTTGTTCAAACCGGTGAAAAAATGGGGGAAGAGGAAGTGATGAAGCTATCCGTATAA
- a CDS encoding DUF4084 domain-containing protein, with protein sequence MQANKEQKQALSVMAIHILFYYVWLIYFKGKHGILMAGGDTFQITAPVISAYYIFRNGYKKSRKDHVFWLMIGMGSICFFLAQSVWNMDEWFLKIEPPGFGASHVFGGAEVILFFAAMIVKMVQLSSHRKTIKMMFDILIVMVVATTLSWEFLLKPNWAHYAGTDWLSVLRFAFTPIGDLGLLFGALAITYTSEKLKAGALSFHFTMGMMILVLADSYYCTEGLSGVYATGNLIDPLWSISLFLITLSSIYSQSSINGEQENLHERRLSVQVDQKPLSEYFYLVLPYFAVGLLFCIMLTKVQLDAIFIGLAISIVLIILRQILTLLENEDILKKYRKLTFELDEKVRERTRELEYIAFHDQLTGLPNRRLFELFLREAIDKAIEENEQIAVLLLDLDRFKQINDVLGHSMGDLLLVRMANRLKLAVHHHGKVFRLGGDEFIMILPGVTLEKVKDQAEKIKRVINRPLKLESEEIRISTSIGISLFPNHGTDAATLMKQADVAMYQAKEAGKNAYQFFTNDMKNRISKQMMLEKGIEDALKNNAFQLVYQPLVSTKDSRIVGAEALLRWEHPEHGYIPPLEFIPIAEETGQITDIGYWVLEQACRQAVIWYEKGHRLHLSINISVTQFKQADFIKRVNHILAVTKARGELLIFEITESVAILDAEMVYKVLNQLRELGIRIAIDDFGTGYSSLNYLNRFPISTLKIDKSFIDHIAESYEDRQIVSTIIGLAETIKASVIAEGVEEASQMEILQTLGCFYAQGYLFSKPLKPQDLEKKLLGDPVVPVI encoded by the coding sequence ATGCAGGCAAATAAAGAACAAAAGCAGGCCTTGAGCGTAATGGCAATTCATATCCTTTTCTATTACGTCTGGCTTATCTATTTTAAGGGAAAGCATGGGATACTGATGGCTGGTGGGGACACTTTCCAAATTACGGCCCCTGTCATCTCCGCTTATTATATTTTTCGAAATGGATATAAAAAAAGTCGAAAGGATCATGTTTTTTGGCTGATGATTGGGATGGGAAGTATTTGTTTCTTCCTGGCCCAATCCGTTTGGAATATGGATGAATGGTTTTTAAAGATAGAACCGCCCGGTTTTGGGGCATCGCATGTTTTTGGGGGAGCAGAAGTCATTTTGTTTTTTGCTGCTATGATTGTGAAAATGGTGCAGTTAAGCTCTCATAGAAAAACAATAAAAATGATGTTCGATATCTTGATTGTCATGGTAGTCGCCACTACCCTGAGCTGGGAATTTTTACTGAAACCGAATTGGGCGCATTATGCAGGAACCGATTGGCTTTCAGTGCTGCGATTTGCTTTTACCCCTATTGGAGATTTAGGCCTTTTGTTCGGGGCTCTTGCTATTACTTATACATCAGAGAAATTGAAAGCGGGTGCTTTAAGCTTCCATTTTACAATGGGAATGATGATTTTGGTTCTGGCAGACTCCTACTATTGTACAGAAGGATTATCCGGAGTTTATGCTACTGGAAATTTAATTGATCCTCTATGGTCTATTTCCCTGTTTTTAATTACGCTATCATCTATATATAGCCAGTCATCCATTAACGGGGAGCAAGAAAATCTTCATGAAAGAAGATTAAGCGTGCAGGTTGATCAAAAGCCGTTAAGCGAATATTTTTATCTGGTATTACCCTACTTTGCTGTTGGTTTATTGTTTTGTATTATGCTGACAAAAGTTCAGCTCGATGCCATTTTTATCGGGCTGGCTATCTCCATTGTTCTTATTATATTGCGCCAAATTCTCACGCTGCTGGAAAATGAGGACATTTTGAAAAAATATCGTAAATTAACCTTTGAGCTGGATGAAAAAGTAAGAGAGCGAACGCGGGAGCTCGAGTATATTGCGTTCCATGACCAGTTAACAGGCCTTCCCAACCGCAGGCTGTTTGAACTGTTTTTACGGGAAGCCATCGACAAGGCTATAGAGGAAAATGAACAAATTGCTGTGCTGCTGCTGGATTTGGATCGTTTTAAACAAATTAATGACGTACTGGGGCACAGCATGGGAGATCTTCTGCTTGTCAGGATGGCAAATCGTTTAAAGCTGGCTGTTCATCATCACGGGAAAGTTTTTCGGCTTGGCGGTGATGAATTTATTATGATTTTGCCAGGGGTGACATTAGAGAAGGTAAAGGATCAAGCTGAAAAAATTAAGCGGGTTATAAATCGCCCCCTGAAGCTGGAAAGTGAAGAAATTAGAATATCAACAAGTATAGGGATTTCGCTGTTCCCGAATCATGGAACGGATGCGGCTACTCTCATGAAACAGGCCGACGTGGCTATGTATCAGGCAAAGGAAGCTGGGAAAAATGCCTATCAATTTTTTACGAATGATATGAAAAATCGCATATCAAAACAAATGATGCTGGAAAAAGGGATAGAGGATGCTTTGAAAAACAACGCCTTTCAACTCGTTTATCAGCCGCTTGTGTCTACCAAAGACAGCCGAATTGTCGGGGCAGAAGCCCTTCTGAGGTGGGAGCATCCCGAGCATGGCTATATTCCGCCGCTGGAGTTCATTCCAATTGCCGAAGAGACCGGACAGATTACTGACATTGGCTACTGGGTATTAGAGCAAGCGTGCAGACAAGCTGTCATTTGGTATGAAAAGGGCCATCGTCTCCACTTATCCATCAATATATCGGTTACACAGTTCAAGCAGGCCGACTTTATAAAAAGAGTAAACCATATCCTAGCAGTAACTAAGGCAAGGGGAGAGCTGCTTATTTTTGAAATAACCGAAAGTGTTGCGATATTGGATGCAGAGATGGTGTATAAAGTCCTTAATCAGTTAAGAGAGCTGGGAATCAGAATAGCCATTGATGATTTCGGTACGGGATATTCCTCTTTAAATTATTTGAACCGATTTCCTATTAGTACACTGAAGATTGATAAGTCTTTTATTGACCACATTGCTGAAAGCTACGAAGACAGGCAGATTGTCTCAACCATTATCGGGCTTGCTGAAACGATAAAAGCGTCCGTAATAGCAGAAGGTGTTGAAGAGGCTTCACAGATGGAAATTTTGCAAACCCTTGGCTGTTTTTACGCCCAAGGCTACCTCTTCAGCAAGCCTTTAAAGCCCCAGGACCTTGAAAAGAAACTATTGGGAGATCCAGTTGTACCCGTAATATGA
- a CDS encoding formate/nitrite transporter family protein, translating into MAFHSPQQIAQATVDAGVRKASLPLRSMTVLGFLAGAFISIGFLLDIRVSADLPKAWGSFGTFLGAAVFPLGLVLIVLAGGELLTGNMMAVPLAVFMRRVSAKKLVYNWIIITITNFIGALFVAYFFGHVVGLTETGPFLTKTVAIAQAKVGENFWESLVSAVGCNWLVGLAVWLAYGAEDMSGKILGIWFPIMGFVAIGFQHVVANMFVIPAAIFAGKLGWGDYIMNFIPVFIGNAIGGCIFVAMAYWLAYKNDLEADRAGRI; encoded by the coding sequence ATGGCATTTCACAGTCCGCAGCAAATCGCTCAGGCAACAGTGGATGCAGGGGTTAGGAAGGCGAGCCTGCCGCTTCGCAGTATGACTGTACTTGGTTTTCTTGCAGGTGCATTTATTTCTATTGGTTTTTTATTGGATATTAGAGTATCGGCTGATCTTCCGAAAGCCTGGGGCTCATTCGGGACATTCCTTGGGGCAGCGGTATTCCCTTTGGGTCTTGTTTTAATTGTCCTTGCAGGAGGGGAGCTTTTAACAGGAAACATGATGGCAGTTCCGCTTGCTGTTTTTATGAGAAGAGTTTCAGCCAAAAAGCTGGTATACAACTGGATCATCATTACAATCACTAACTTTATAGGGGCATTATTTGTTGCTTATTTTTTTGGACATGTAGTCGGTTTGACGGAAACCGGCCCTTTTCTTACAAAAACGGTAGCGATCGCACAGGCAAAAGTGGGAGAAAACTTCTGGGAAAGCCTTGTCTCTGCGGTGGGCTGTAACTGGCTTGTGGGGCTTGCGGTCTGGCTTGCTTATGGGGCTGAAGATATGAGCGGCAAAATTCTTGGAATCTGGTTTCCCATTATGGGCTTTGTCGCCATAGGATTCCAGCACGTAGTAGCCAATATGTTTGTTATACCTGCTGCCATTTTTGCGGGCAAGCTGGGCTGGGGGGATTACATTATGAACTTCATTCCTGTTTTTATAGGCAATGCGATTGGCGGATGCATCTTTGTTGCAATGGCCTATTGGCTGGCGTATAAGAACGATCTGGAAGCGGATCGTGCAGGCAGGATATAA
- a CDS encoding PTS mannitol transporter subunit IICBA, whose translation MAQSNIKVAVQKFGNSLSSMIMPNIGAFIAWGLITALFIPTGWLPNKHLATLVGPMVTYLLPLLIGYSGGKLVHGDRGAVVGAIATMGVIVGTNVPMFLGAMIIGPLGGYLIKQVDRLFQDKIRQGFEMLINNFTAGIVGAILAGLAYFGIGPAVEALSNLLASGVNFLVKHHLIPLANIFIEPAKVLFLNNAIGNGILVPLGIEQAKTAGKSILFLLEANPGPGIGLLLAYCFFGKGNAKQSAPGAAIIQFLGGIHEIYFPYVLMKPLLILAVIAGGVSGVFTLSVFHAGLVAPASPGSIIAVLAMTPKGGYFGVLAGVIVAAVVSFVISAIILKTSKDKEGDISEAAAKMEQMKGKKSSVAGALASNPGALPDQVNKIVFACDAGMGSSAMGASLLRKKVKEAGLNHISVTNTAISNIPSDAQIVVTQEELTPRAKNKIPGAYHVSVDNFLSSPEYDRLIGQLKNGGDKAEVHEVVEEAEDNTPHPDQNGNADQGLLLEKNIFLNQEFSSKEEAIRFAGRALADSGYVKESYIEAMIARDQMTSTYMGNDVAIPHGTEEAKKDVLQSGFTVLQVPNGVDFDGQKVRLIFGIAGKDGTHLEILSGIAVTCSEMENIEKMVAAKTTRELMDILNSK comes from the coding sequence ATGGCTCAATCTAATATAAAAGTAGCTGTGCAAAAGTTCGGCAACTCTTTAAGCTCCATGATTATGCCAAACATCGGGGCGTTTATTGCCTGGGGACTTATTACTGCTTTATTTATACCTACTGGCTGGCTGCCTAATAAACATCTTGCTACGCTTGTAGGACCGATGGTTACCTATTTATTGCCGCTTCTGATTGGATATTCAGGCGGTAAGCTTGTCCATGGCGACCGTGGAGCAGTGGTAGGTGCGATTGCGACAATGGGTGTTATTGTCGGTACCAATGTTCCAATGTTTTTGGGAGCAATGATTATCGGGCCGCTTGGCGGTTATTTGATTAAGCAGGTGGATCGATTATTTCAGGATAAGATTCGTCAAGGCTTTGAAATGCTTATCAATAACTTTACGGCAGGGATTGTTGGTGCTATCTTAGCAGGCCTTGCTTATTTTGGAATCGGACCTGCAGTTGAAGCCTTAAGTAATCTGCTGGCTTCCGGTGTTAATTTCTTAGTTAAACATCACTTAATTCCTTTAGCCAATATCTTTATTGAACCAGCTAAAGTTCTGTTCTTAAATAACGCAATAGGAAATGGAATTCTGGTGCCTTTAGGAATTGAACAAGCAAAAACCGCAGGAAAATCGATTTTGTTCTTGCTTGAAGCAAACCCTGGTCCTGGTATCGGGCTGCTTTTGGCATACTGCTTCTTCGGTAAAGGAAATGCGAAGCAATCCGCTCCTGGTGCAGCGATTATTCAATTTCTTGGCGGGATTCATGAAATCTACTTCCCATATGTATTAATGAAACCACTTCTTATTCTTGCTGTCATCGCAGGCGGAGTTTCCGGTGTATTCACACTTTCCGTCTTCCATGCGGGCCTGGTTGCTCCGGCATCACCGGGAAGTATCATAGCTGTTCTGGCCATGACACCTAAAGGCGGTTACTTTGGAGTGTTAGCTGGTGTTATCGTAGCAGCGGTTGTGTCTTTTGTTATCTCTGCAATCATTTTAAAAACCTCAAAAGATAAAGAAGGCGATATCTCTGAAGCAGCAGCAAAAATGGAACAAATGAAAGGAAAGAAAAGCTCAGTCGCTGGTGCATTAGCATCCAATCCGGGAGCCCTTCCTGATCAAGTAAATAAAATTGTTTTTGCCTGTGACGCAGGTATGGGATCAAGCGCAATGGGAGCATCCCTTCTCCGCAAAAAAGTAAAAGAAGCTGGTTTGAATCATATCTCGGTTACAAATACCGCGATTTCAAACATTCCTTCAGATGCACAAATCGTTGTTACACAGGAAGAACTTACACCGCGTGCTAAAAACAAAATTCCTGGCGCTTACCATGTGTCAGTGGACAATTTCTTATCAAGCCCTGAGTATGACAGGTTAATCGGCCAGCTGAAAAACGGCGGCGATAAAGCTGAGGTTCATGAAGTGGTCGAAGAGGCGGAAGATAACACACCGCATCCTGATCAAAACGGAAATGCCGATCAAGGACTTCTGCTTGAGAAGAATATTTTCCTTAACCAGGAATTCTCCAGCAAGGAAGAAGCCATTCGCTTTGCCGGAAGAGCCTTGGCGGACTCAGGCTATGTGAAGGAAAGCTATATTGAAGCCATGATTGCGAGAGATCAAATGACCTCTACGTATATGGGTAATGATGTAGCCATTCCACATGGTACAGAAGAAGCGAAAAAGGATGTACTTCAATCAGGCTTTACGGTCCTGCAGGTGCCAAATGGCGTTGACTTTGACGGCCAAAAGGTCCGATTAATTTTCGGTATTGCCGGTAAAGACGGCACACATCTTGAAATTTTGTCAGGCATTGCTGTAACATGTTCAGAAATGGAAAATATCGAGAAGATGGTTGCTGCTAAAACAACCAGAGAATTAATGGACATACTAAATAGTAAATAA
- a CDS encoding BglG family transcription antiterminator, with the protein MFITSREKAIIELIIKTSGRHTALSIATFLNVSVRTIQRDLKSIEKILKDFDLQLIRNPNDGLVIEGKNEKIFKLIQHLMGIHPVDLPPQERKLQLLLALLQKEESYKIQGLAFQLGVSITTLTAYLDELADWLANFHVKLTRKRGVGVEITGKELDKRKALAGFFLLYFNEELIESLFLLEKGNCSNEKVLYFFSPSYLHQIDKAVNASINTGMARLADSDYIGFIVHLCITMQRAEEGFFLEEENSSRSDVRDEYQLVADICGALKENFSIPFSHEDIHYLAVILKGSKLQAADAVPYDSVVLGQRIKKLIQYVSTQLHVDLTKDFSLFQGLLAHMEPSLFRIKQQMGLFNPLTEEIKRKYPVLFMAIKNGVEKEFEEFGFFPDDEIAFIVLHFGSALVMREEDLPIHALVVCPTGIGTSKMLASRIKKEIVEIDSVEVKSIKEMQEGNYDRYDVIISTVRLPFIDMDYILVTPLLSEEDITNIRDFLRKNIEALTQNKHYIKSTQKEPSAPKTAKRPITEVLQELNDTQQSMASLLTNFRVYRLHHLQSHEQTLSEMVRQAEEDKLLTNGQDVMETLKERERKGGLGIPGTSMGLFHCRSEHVKQLVFQISHLENPCLVKGMDGKNMYMKSLLLMLAPEELSAREQEIVSLVSTSLIENNEAIMIFSSSNEEMILERLESIFLEYLHTNLIKE; encoded by the coding sequence ATGTTTATTACCTCCAGGGAAAAGGCCATTATCGAATTAATTATCAAGACATCCGGAAGACACACGGCTTTGTCCATCGCTACTTTTCTGAATGTAAGTGTTCGGACCATTCAGCGTGATTTAAAGTCAATCGAAAAAATTCTAAAGGATTTCGATCTTCAACTAATCCGTAATCCGAATGATGGGCTGGTCATTGAAGGGAAAAATGAAAAAATCTTTAAGCTGATCCAGCATTTAATGGGGATCCATCCGGTAGATCTGCCGCCTCAAGAAAGAAAGCTTCAGCTTTTATTGGCATTGCTGCAAAAGGAAGAGTCCTATAAAATACAAGGATTGGCTTTTCAGCTAGGTGTCAGTATTACGACCCTCACAGCCTATCTCGATGAATTGGCAGACTGGCTGGCTAATTTCCATGTCAAGCTGACAAGGAAGAGGGGAGTAGGCGTTGAAATTACAGGGAAGGAATTGGATAAGCGAAAAGCATTGGCAGGCTTCTTTCTGCTGTATTTCAATGAGGAGCTAATTGAAAGCTTATTTTTACTGGAAAAAGGGAATTGTTCAAATGAAAAGGTGCTGTACTTTTTTTCCCCGTCGTATCTTCATCAAATTGACAAAGCAGTGAATGCAAGCATCAACACAGGAATGGCGCGTCTTGCTGACAGTGACTACATTGGGTTCATTGTCCATCTCTGTATTACGATGCAACGGGCGGAAGAAGGATTTTTTCTGGAAGAGGAAAACAGCAGCCGAAGCGACGTAAGGGATGAATATCAATTAGTGGCAGATATTTGCGGAGCTCTTAAAGAGAATTTTTCCATACCCTTTTCACATGAAGATATTCATTATTTGGCTGTCATTCTTAAAGGGTCAAAGCTGCAGGCAGCCGATGCGGTGCCGTATGATAGTGTGGTGCTGGGGCAAAGAATTAAGAAATTAATCCAATATGTTTCCACTCAGCTGCATGTGGATTTAACGAAGGATTTTTCTTTGTTCCAGGGGCTGTTGGCACATATGGAGCCATCGCTATTCAGGATTAAGCAGCAAATGGGGCTATTTAACCCCTTAACAGAAGAAATCAAACGCAAGTATCCTGTTCTGTTTATGGCCATTAAGAATGGTGTGGAAAAGGAATTTGAAGAATTTGGTTTTTTTCCGGATGATGAGATTGCGTTTATTGTGCTTCACTTTGGCTCGGCGCTGGTCATGAGGGAAGAGGATCTGCCGATTCACGCTTTGGTTGTTTGTCCTACCGGAATTGGAACGTCAAAAATGCTGGCAAGCAGAATCAAGAAAGAGATTGTTGAGATTGATTCTGTTGAAGTGAAGTCCATAAAAGAAATGCAGGAAGGAAATTATGACCGCTATGATGTCATTATTTCTACCGTTAGGCTGCCGTTTATAGATATGGATTATATTCTCGTCACACCTCTTTTGAGTGAGGAAGATATAACGAACATCCGGGATTTTTTAAGAAAAAATATTGAGGCTCTCACTCAAAATAAGCATTATATTAAGTCGACGCAAAAAGAGCCTTCTGCACCTAAAACAGCGAAGCGGCCGATTACGGAAGTTCTTCAGGAGTTAAATGATACACAGCAGAGCATGGCCTCCTTGCTGACCAACTTTAGAGTATACCGCCTGCATCATTTACAAAGCCATGAACAGACGCTTTCAGAAATGGTCAGGCAGGCAGAAGAGGATAAGCTGTTAACGAATGGCCAGGACGTAATGGAGACGCTTAAAGAGCGGGAAAGAAAAGGCGGGCTTGGAATTCCCGGCACCAGCATGGGATTATTTCATTGCCGGAGTGAACACGTTAAACAACTCGTTTTTCAAATCTCTCATTTAGAAAATCCTTGTCTTGTAAAAGGCATGGACGGAAAAAACATGTATATGAAGAGTCTGCTGCTAATGCTTGCCCCAGAAGAATTAAGTGCAAGAGAGCAGGAAATTGTAAGTCTGGTCAGCACCAGCCTGATAGAAAATAATGAAGCGATTATGATTTTTTCATCATCGAATGAAGAGATGATTTTGGAAAGGCTTGAATCCATCTTTCTGGAATATCTCCATACTAATTTAATAAAGGAATGA
- a CDS encoding mannitol-1-phosphate 5-dehydrogenase — MKQAVHFGAGNIGRGFIGALFSQSGYHVTFVDIADQIISKLNEEKQYQVNLATDAHESMTIDNVSGLNNLTQENEVMEAIKNATYLTTAIGPNILPRIAPLMAKGIAERIKSNSEKLYVIACENQISATELLKGYILESLDEDTKAKLEGQVYFFNSAVDRIVPIQNNQGSLDVLVEPYYEWVVETTETIPPVEGMKIVPDLAPFIERKLFTVNTGHAVIAYLGYLEGKETIDQTLQDEEIVKQVQATLGETGAYLIKEYGLNAEEHQQYINKIINRFKNAYLNDGVTRVGRSPLRKLGPNDRLVRPAVQAQKAGLSYTNLAKAMASALMFDFNGDEEAVKLQSLIKEKGIRAALSEVSGLDENSDITNEIVRHYDQLKK; from the coding sequence ATGAAACAAGCAGTACATTTTGGAGCAGGAAACATCGGCAGAGGGTTTATCGGAGCATTATTTTCACAATCCGGCTATCATGTAACGTTTGTGGATATTGCAGATCAAATTATTTCTAAATTAAATGAAGAAAAACAGTACCAAGTAAACTTGGCAACGGATGCCCATGAATCTATGACGATTGACAATGTGTCAGGCCTGAATAACCTGACACAGGAAAATGAAGTAATGGAAGCCATTAAAAATGCCACTTATCTGACGACAGCGATCGGACCGAATATCCTTCCTCGTATCGCTCCGTTAATGGCTAAAGGAATTGCTGAGAGAATAAAATCCAACAGCGAAAAGCTTTACGTCATTGCATGTGAAAATCAAATTTCTGCAACCGAGCTTTTAAAAGGCTATATTTTAGAAAGCCTTGATGAGGACACAAAAGCGAAGCTGGAAGGGCAGGTTTACTTCTTTAATTCCGCAGTTGACCGTATCGTGCCAATCCAGAATAACCAAGGCTCCTTAGACGTACTGGTTGAGCCATATTATGAGTGGGTTGTGGAAACAACAGAAACCATTCCTCCAGTAGAAGGCATGAAAATTGTTCCGGATTTGGCCCCTTTCATTGAAAGAAAGCTTTTTACCGTTAACACAGGACATGCTGTTATTGCTTATCTAGGATACTTAGAAGGAAAAGAGACAATCGATCAAACGCTCCAGGACGAAGAAATTGTGAAGCAGGTACAAGCAACACTTGGTGAAACAGGTGCCTACCTCATTAAGGAATACGGCTTAAATGCTGAGGAGCATCAGCAGTATATCAACAAAATTATTAATCGTTTCAAAAATGCTTACCTGAATGACGGTGTAACTCGTGTTGGACGTTCGCCGCTCCGCAAGCTTGGACCAAATGACCGCCTTGTACGCCCGGCTGTCCAAGCGCAAAAAGCAGGACTTTCCTATACAAACCTTGCAAAGGCGATGGCTTCTGCCTTGATGTTTGATTTCAATGGCGATGAGGAAGCTGTTAAGCTCCAATCCCTAATCAAAGAAAAAGGGATTCGTGCAGCATTGAGTGAAGTAAGCGGGCTGGACGAAAATAGTGACATTACAAACGAAATTGTCCGCCATTACGATCAATTAAAGAAATAA
- a CDS encoding VOC family protein yields MEKTLDHIGIAVRHLEDSIHFYEHVLNGTLIDRYRSEVPGVESDVAIMEVNGSRIELLAPTNNTTSPIARFIRQKGKGVHHLAYRVDNLDEALIELDKQGIRTLEGSLRINKHGRRLIYLNPADTEGTIIEYCDYPEEH; encoded by the coding sequence TTGGAAAAAACATTGGACCATATTGGAATTGCAGTACGTCATCTAGAGGATAGCATTCATTTTTACGAACATGTCTTAAACGGAACTCTTATTGACAGGTACCGAAGCGAGGTTCCTGGCGTGGAAAGTGATGTGGCGATTATGGAGGTCAACGGCAGCCGCATTGAGCTGCTGGCCCCTACTAACAATACGACTTCCCCGATCGCACGGTTTATCAGGCAAAAAGGAAAGGGTGTCCATCATTTGGCATACCGGGTCGATAACCTTGATGAAGCATTAATAGAGCTGGATAAACAAGGAATTCGGACACTGGAGGGAAGCCTCCGAATCAATAAGCACGGAAGGCGATTAATCTATTTAAACCCTGCAGATACCGAAGGAACCATCATTGAGTACTGTGATTATCCTGAAGAACACTGA
- a CDS encoding CPBP family glutamic-type intramembrane protease codes for MKTANAFTPFFRFSPQARKKLNLARLSLDITGLAAIYTFGSLVTAKDQWILSIYSVCAWITILTINPSHLPEASATRKMQKAAWIYFLKLSPLFAASFVLTVLCKKVNPLMHPVSIGMIAGTLINAVLYEVYFRNILQVFFRKWGWPVFFAIPGQSLLFALGFFVKSHSLPVMLCAFVIGLLTGFISRKTRSSQANIAVMAVMFWILTS; via the coding sequence TTGAAAACTGCTAATGCATTTACACCCTTCTTTAGATTTTCGCCACAGGCAAGAAAAAAATTAAATCTGGCACGGCTGTCCCTAGATATTACGGGTCTAGCTGCAATCTATACGTTTGGCTCCCTTGTAACTGCCAAGGATCAATGGATTCTTTCCATTTATTCCGTTTGTGCCTGGATAACCATTTTAACCATCAATCCTTCTCACCTGCCTGAGGCATCCGCCACGAGGAAAATGCAAAAAGCAGCATGGATCTATTTTTTAAAACTGTCGCCTTTATTTGCTGCTTCCTTTGTGTTGACCGTTCTCTGTAAAAAGGTGAACCCTTTGATGCACCCTGTCTCAATTGGCATGATAGCCGGCACCCTCATAAATGCCGTGCTGTATGAAGTGTATTTTCGAAATATCCTTCAAGTGTTTTTTCGAAAATGGGGATGGCCAGTATTCTTCGCTATCCCAGGTCAAAGTCTGCTATTCGCTCTCGGATTCTTTGTTAAAAGCCATTCCCTTCCTGTCATGCTCTGCGCCTTTGTGATCGGGCTTTTAACAGGCTTTATCAGCCGCAAAACCCGGAGCAGTCAAGCCAATATTGCTGTCATGGCCGTGATGTTCTGGATTCTCACATCATAA